The proteins below are encoded in one region of Nitrososphaerales archaeon:
- the amrS gene encoding AmmeMemoRadiSam system radical SAM enzyme, protein MQEVLGREAVLYKRDGNRVKCTACARYCSIPEGKIGLCGIRGNVNGKLHLFVYGKVIAGHVDPIEKKPVIHYRPGSKIFSIATTGCNWLCQYCQNYDISQRRKIEGVDMSPEEVVEQAVHHDCEGIAYTYNQPSIFIEFARDCGVVARKNGIFNIFVSNGYDTPETVGMMKEFLDCITVDFKGNAEYEFTRRYIGVPDPQPIFYTLCEIRDKTSIHIEITDLVVPQVGDDLEAARKLCKFVYDELGPDTPVHFLRFHPDYKMMNLPSTPVETLEKHYKIAREAGIRYAYVGNVPGHKYEHTYCPECSNMVIGRFGYAITKWALDENNCCSSCGYPIPVIGKLGKSAKENRFVYVV, encoded by the coding sequence ATGCAGGAAGTCTTAGGCAGAGAGGCTGTTCTTTACAAGCGAGATGGTAATAGGGTAAAGTGTACTGCATGTGCTAGATATTGTTCCATACCAGAAGGCAAGATTGGTTTATGTGGCATAAGGGGGAATGTCAATGGGAAGTTGCATCTGTTTGTTTATGGCAAGGTCATTGCGGGACATGTTGATCCTATAGAGAAGAAACCGGTTATACACTATAGGCCTGGAAGTAAAATATTTTCAATTGCAACGACTGGATGCAACTGGCTTTGCCAGTACTGTCAGAATTATGACATTAGTCAGAGAAGGAAGATTGAAGGTGTTGACATGAGTCCAGAAGAAGTTGTTGAACAAGCGGTACATCATGATTGTGAAGGTATTGCTTACACTTACAATCAACCGTCAATATTCATCGAGTTTGCAAGGGATTGTGGTGTTGTTGCTAGGAAGAATGGAATATTCAACATCTTTGTTTCAAATGGTTATGACACTCCTGAAACTGTTGGTATGATGAAAGAGTTTCTTGATTGTATTACTGTTGATTTCAAGGGTAATGCAGAATATGAATTCACGAGAAGGTATATTGGGGTGCCAGATCCTCAACCAATCTTTTATACTTTGTGTGAAATAAGAGATAAGACGAGCATACACATTGAAATTACTGATCTTGTTGTTCCCCAAGTTGGTGACGATTTGGAGGCTGCGAGGAAGCTCTGTAAGTTTGTTTATGATGAACTCGGTCCTGATACCCCCGTGCACTTTCTGCGATTTCATCCGGATTATAAAATGATGAACCTTCCATCAACTCCTGTAGAGACGCTTGAGAAGCATTACAAGATTGCAAGGGAGGCAGGCATTAGGTATGCCTATGTCGGAAACGTTCCTGGTCACAAGTATGAGCATACATACTGCCCGGAGTGCAGTAATATGGTTATAGGCAGATTTGGGTATGCGATCACCAAATGGGCACTGGATGAAAATAACTGTTGTAGCTCATGCGGATATCCTATACCGGTGATAGGCAAGTTAGGCAAATCTGCCAAGGAGAACAGGTTCGTTTACGTTGTCTAA